One Sparus aurata chromosome 23, fSpaAur1.1, whole genome shotgun sequence genomic window, TACCAATTGCCTTTTCAAGTTACATTAACTCAAGTTTTTAAGGCAGCAATTGAACTTATTATTGCAAATTAAGTAGACTAACGTTTTCAATTTTGTATCCCATCTTGAATAATAATGGCAAATTCACCAGTTTCCTAAAAGATTACACTGAATACACAACTCaacttaaaacacatttgaattacAGCACCTTACAGTTTGATTCTTTGTCGAATGCAATTTTAACAGATGGCAAACCCAAAAGCCAGTCATTTATGCATGTTAAACAATAACATGCCccccttcctcctttttttcttcatgcctccCTTCTTTGCTTTATTCCCTTCTTTGTCTTCTCGTTTGGAATGGCCCCTCATTTGCCTTCATAGCCTATCAGGATTCCAAGCTGCATCTCCCTCATGGCTTCATCCAGGTTCTCAGCATGAAACTTGAAATGCAGAAACATATGACAATGTTCATCCACAACTACATCAGCTTTACAACACCATATTACAATCAAAGGTTTGGAGAAGAGCAGATCGATAGTGTTGAGTATGAGGCCAACAGAAGATATTTTAGCCAATTCTAACCACTTAAAAGTCCCACCGTAAAGTATAAATGTCAGTTCAAGTGCATAccaaatttaaatatttgttcgaaataaaaaatattcttacATCACACATCCTGATGACATTTGATGGATCTTCGCCTGGTATGTAGTATGGCAGACcaagcagagcagcagcccttcttctctcatttgtgtcctacaaaacaaagaaacaagcaGTAAAATGAATGTTATGACAAACACAAAGGCTGCCTAATTTTCTAGTCATCCCCTCTTCCACTTACATCTCTCACAAGGcagtccaaaatgttttttagtgACTGCTTCTTTCCAGATTTGGTTGCTGCATTGTACACCTTCAGCAGTCTTGGGACCAGACCATCAAGTCCTTCAGAAAAGGTTCCAGGAGGTATACAGTGATAATCCTCCTGAATTCTGCCAtaatctgaggagacagacagaaaatacTGATCATCACATTTCTCAATAGGACACAGTAGCCAAACCGCAATGAATGGACCAGCAGCAcctaaaacacacaacatacattGTGAGAGTATGGTATGAACGCCTTAGTCATGCGAACTAGAAACATGAGCAAAAACAGTACAGGGAtagttcaattttttttttttaaagtgaggtTGTATGAGGTTCTAGTAGCCACCAAGTGTACTAGTGACAGTAGAGAACTATCTGCTCTCACACAGTGCCGGACAGAGATACAGGCAATAAACTGCAGTGAACAGTCCCACACGTGACACACACAACAGTGTACTTTCACTGCCTACAAGATGCCCcatctcaaaataaaataccagTTTAAGtgtatgatatatatattttttagtgCATCAACTGGTGGGACAAAAGGCAGTTTATCTGGAACTCGCGTAGCATACTCAGTGGCCATTTATACATCATACAACCACACTTCAAAAAAACTGAACCATCCCTTTAAACTGGTTAGggttgaaaaggagaaaaaggtgTGCGAGCATATTAATGGTGTTCTATTCTCAAATTACTTTACTTACTAGCATAACTACATTTCTTTACTCCCATTTATCACAACCAGAAACAGCCAAAATGGCGCCAGTCGCCTTCCTCCCGATGTCTTGAGTCGGCATGATGAGGTCAAGCTGTCTAACGTCACACGGATAATGTTGCTTAATGTTAAAAGAAACAAAGTAGTTCAACAGATAATGTTAAGTAAAGTCAATTTTTCTGGAGCAGCCCTGTAGCAGCACAGCATGAGCCACGACTAACTGCTGATAAAACAGAGGACGCGCGCACAGACTGAGACAGAGCCTCGTGCGGAGCCGTTAATTTAACTCAAGTAATGttaagaacacacacacacacggggcaCGACTAATTACTGTCAAAGAGCCGTTAATTTAACTCAAGTAATGTTAAGAACACAGCATTAGCTACGGCTAATTGCTAACCAAATggacgcgcgcacacacacacgggccaCGACTTATTACTGACAAAGAGCTTCGTGTGAAGCCGTTAAGCTAACTCGGGCAATGTTGCAAACAACACAGCTTAGGCTACGGCTAATTGCTAACTAAACGGACgccgcgcacgcacacacacacacacacgacatgGGCCACGACTAATTACTGACACAGTGCCTGCCGTGAGGCCGTTAACTCCTTACAAACCGTAAGGTTACATCGGTACCATACAACAGGTTCACCAAGCACCATGAATGTGCTTCTGAGGAGGTGAATGTTATAAAACTCTTAATAAATCCTTGCATTTCTTTTGactgaaagtttaaaaagtaaTGTAAGTTAAGGCCTAAGGACTGTAATTAATGTTAGGCTGGACTATCCTGTGTTTAGAAATGTTACGGACATAAATTAATTTCTTCAGAACTAATTTACAATTTGGGTTACATGAATTATTTGATAAATTCAACCACTTACCTTATTTCATTGTTCCGTTTCCCGCCTGTTCCTTCGCTGCCCCTCATCCAAATGACGCACGTACAGCCGCCAGACCTGATCCTGACCTTGCTAACAAACCgtagtcttcttcttcttcttctttggtgtttAATGGCAGTCGGCATCCTTAATGTTGCATATACCGCCATCTGCTGGGCTTtacttttctcattttctcttcttctatATCCTTTTAATTAATCCAGTTGATATAAGAAATCTGAAGATGATTCTCCTCCCTTCTCTAGATTTTCCACATTCTATAATACTATTAAAGTTAATTTCCCTTACTCCCACCTTCCACAACCCTGTAGCCATCATCTCCCTCTCCCGTTCATAACCAGGACATGCCATCACCACATGTTCTactgtctccctctccccacAGTTACACAAACCCGTTGTATGCTTCCCTATCAGACTAAGTGTGCTGTTCAATTTACTGTGCCCTATTCTCATTCTGCTCATGATTACTTGTTCTGTTCTATTATCTCCATAACATCCTATATCTCCTACTACACTTTGTAATTTATATAGATGTCTCCctttttcctcctgcttccaATGTTGACTCCActgattatttatttccttCCATACTAAACTTTTCCCCTCTGCTTTTGatcattttactttcatttccACCTCTTCTTTCTTCACTGCCTCCTTAGcagttttgtctgctttttcatttccttgtaTTCCTGAATGCGCTGGAACCCACATGAACGTTATTTCCCTCCCCTGCTGTATtaatctggatgtttttacGAGTATTTCATATCGTATTTCTTGATGTGTTTTACCTGTCCTGTTTTTAATGCTCAGTATTGATGAAACTGAATCACTACATATGACTATCTTTTTGTCCACCTTGTCCTCCATCCATTCTATTACTAGTAATATTGCACATAGCTCTACTGCATATATGCTTAAATGACCTGATGTTCTCTTTGATATTGTGGTATGATGGCTGGGAATCACCACTGCTGCACCTGTTGCTCCTGTTATCGGCTCTTTTGATCCATCTGTGTACACATATTCCCCATACTTTTCATCTACATAGTTATAAAATTCCTGTACTAGATCTGCtgtcttatttcttctcttgatATTCCATATTTCTAGATCTACACTTGATTCTTCTAACATCCATTCTGGTCTTGTTGTCCACAGAAGTGTTGGGCTGAATTCTCTCTGCTGTATCTTTAGTTGTTGTGCTAAACCCTCACTGACCCACCcaaagcttgttttttgttctttccctttttcccaACACATCTCCAATCCTCTCTTTGTTGGGTGATCCTCACTGTGCCCTTTTAGGTTTGTCCAGTAGTTGGCTATAAGCTGTTTCCTTCTAATCCATAATGGCATTTCTCCTGCTTCCACCTGAAGGGAGCATACTGGTGCTGTTGTCATTGCTCCTAGACAAATTCTTAATGCTCCCTTACTTTTTTCTACTATTCTCTTCACATGTTCTCTCCACGTTAATCTAGAATCAAAAATCAACCCCAAGAATGGAAAGCTGTTTACTCTGTCTAAGTTCTTTCCGTAtaagtttaactttttattttcactgattttcttttttgagaaGAACATTACTTTACTTTCTTCCACTGAGAATTTAAAACCCCATTCTGCTCCCCATGTTTCCACTTGGTCGATCCCTTCCTGCAGCTTCTTCACTAAATGGTCTATGTTGCCTCCCTTCTTCCATAATGCCCCATCATCTGCAAACAGAGATCTTCCCATTCCTATCGCTATATTTTCAAAtatatcatttatcattattGTGAATAGTGTAGGACTTATAACACTCCCCTGCGGTGTACCATTCTCTACCTCATGACTTTCTGACACCTCCGACCCAATTTTAACCTGGATAACCCGCTCTCTTAGAAAATCCATAACCCAGTTAAATAGGTTTCCCTCAATTCCCATTCGATGCATCTTGATCAGCAAACCTTCTCTCCATAACATGTCATATGCTTTTTCGACGTCAAAGAACACTGTAGCTACCGTTTCTTTATTTACCTGTGCTTTCCTGATGTCATCTTCTAAACACAATACTGGATCCATTGTGCTCCTACCTCTTCTAAATCCACTTTGATGCTTAGTCACCAGTCCCCTCTTTTCAATATAGTGCATGAGCCTTTCATTAATCATTCTCTCCATTATTTTACCTATATGTGACGTACGAGCTATGGGTCTGTAATTTATTGGCTTACTAGGATCTTTCCCAGGCTTCCTAATTGGTATAATTATTGCCTCTTTCCAGCTTCGTGGGACTTTACCCTCTTTCCAGACTTTGTTAAATAATGTCAATAGTTTCATTAGTCCCCCCTCACTTAGATGTTTACAAACCGTAGTCATCCGCCAATTCTCTTTTCACCATCCTCAATCTGCTCAGCTAGTGTACCACTTCTTCTGTTAATAGGCAGCTGGAACCGGGTGGAGCGCCTGCTcaagttttaaaaagtattatATCAAAATGATAAGTCCCTTATCAGATCAAGACGAAATTTCAACAAGCACTATTTTTACGGCGCATTAATATTGCTGTCACACCACGGTCATGATCAGTTTTTAAGGGATCCGGTTAACACCGAAAACTCAGACTGTTAAGTTATGTTGACACATTGAAATTTCCATTTCACTCAACTGGCTTAAAACCTTTAGTTGGAATACCAATAACTCATTAAATTAAGTTTAAATTTCACAATTCATTATGTTAATTAGAAGTAAATGATAGAAACAAGTTATGATAACTTATTGAGCTTAACAATTTTTACagtgtacacgcaacatctattgcatgtctgtccgtcctggaagagggatcctcctctgtggctcttcctgaggtttcttctattgttttttttaccctgttaaaagtttttttttccatcaacatgtgaagtttttcctcactcgaatcgagggtctaaggacagaggatgttgttcactgtacagattgtaaagcccactgaggtgATGTGactatgttttgtgtttgatttattttgaaatcattcCTGTTATTCATGTCAAATGAGGAAAAGATGAAATGAAACCAAATGAAGATGTTTAAGTGTTAATAAAGTATATGTtcagtgtgtgatgtgatgaagaGGCAGTTTGTTGGAACATCAGCAGCTACACTGACTTTTATCATCATCCTCATTGTTCTGAGTTTGATCTTTACACGAGGTCACAGAACACTGAACTTCACATTCATGTTAAACTGAGCATTCAGAGCTCAGTCATGAGACGAGTGGCGGGTGAGTCAGGTGAGCTCTGCAGCCAAGTGTCGAGTCTTCTGTCAGAATTTGAGTCCAGTTTTCATCAGTGTGCTGCCACTGATATTATATCATATGTGTGTagtatcaccagactccctttgaaATCGattgattttaagagttgttgcatcatgaggagaaactgaaTGAACTCTGTGAGACAGCTGCAGCAATCTCTGACTCTGTGGTGCCTTCTTGTACATTCGACATCAAGTAAAATGTACTGAGATGTGTCTCTCCTTGAAAACAGTGTCAGTCTGTCGCGGCATCGCTGTAAAAACCTGTTAAATCTCTGCAGAAAgtcagactccctttaaaaaacgcTCAACTTTGAATCTGGTTGCGTTGGGAGAGACTGTATGAATGATGTGCAGCGCTGTCTACTTCACAGTATTAACTATTGTGTCCtacttgttcattcagcaaatgttaaacatgaagatgtttctgtctctgtgaaaaaaatatgttttatcagttttatctgtctgtccacctgtgaCGTCAGGACGGAGGATCGAACCAATCAGCTTCTCAGAAACCTGAAAACGAGTCATTGAATCCAGTTGAGAAATTCAAACGTCATCGTGCTTATGATTCTGCTCCTCGTGCTCGGTGTCGGTCTACCGGACAGGTGTTCCGGTCCAACATGGCGGCGACAGCAGTGACGGCTGAGAGCAGGTGTGCTacagcagctgagcagcaggGGGCGCCACCAGCCCGTCTGTGCTCATCTGGGTTTACGTTCACTTTCAACGGTCAGTCAGAGGATCTGCAGACTGGAACTGGACCGGAACATCTGGACACGTCTCTCTGAGCTGAGGTAAGAATCTCTCTTTACCTGAAGAAGCCTGTGAATCCGTCTGACTGCCTCTGATCGTCCTCAGCAGTCAGTCTGAGATGTGTTTTACCAGAGACAAGAGAAAGTGACGTCAATCTGAGAGATCAGACCACGTGATTGGTTATAGAGAGAGATGATAAAGTTCTGATCCGGTCTGAACTGGGTCAGAATCTCACACaggatgtttgtcagtttgttgtactcagtaggtgatttgttaatgtTTAACAGGGTGATGGACCAATGGGAGCTCCatcctgccccgacacacctgaAGGACGTTACTGCAGGACTCCTTCACCACAACTGTCACATTTATAACTCTACATATTCTACATGCTGATACTGTCATAGATATATTGGCATCGGCCTGTATATTGTCCGACATGATATGATTTAAAAACTATAATGCACGAAAACATGCTTGGGGTCATTTGAATTGGTGTAATAATACAGTTTGTCCTGCAGAGTGCAATATAACAGCTGCCTCACTaataaactataaaccagcacaacAATGACAGTTACCAACATAACACAGCCACCATGTTCTGACCAGACACACTTGAAATGCTGataaaaaagtaacattttagttttagaaCATGAATTTAAAACTTTTGTTGATCTGATAATTATTTGTCTTTATACAATTGGGagtctgcacagggtgttttattttgaagatttaCTGGATGCTCGATGCCgctcctgtgtctctgacttcctgtccatCCTGCTCCATATCGCAGCAGTATCTGCTCCAACAGTGGTGTTGTGAAGGTATTTTGAATGGCGTTTTAAAGATATATATCAATTATTTGTCCAATAAGCGTTTCTTCTGCCATGGATGTATAAGCTGTGTTACAGGGACTGGATCTTCACAGACGActggacaaacacacaactttaaATTGTATTCAGTGATTTGGGTGGAACCGGGTCATGGTTCAGGAGAAACCCCACAGCAGCTCTGGACAGAGAGCTTTACTGGTTGCTAAGCAACTGCTAAGAAACTTATTGATAACCAGCAGCTTCTTAACGAACACTTCCGGACTGGAGCAGGATGCAGCcagagaaacacaacagaggCCAGTaccagtacagaggtgatttacgaTAGCTACCAGTAGCTTTGTTGCTAATGTAAGagctaactgctgctacatGTAGTTAGCTGCTGAAACCTGGAGAGCGTCTGTGTGCAGAGCAGGTACCAGAGGGGTTGAACGAGGGCACATTGTCCACAAGTTAATCGGATGGTCGTCGGGCTCTCAGActtataaaatgttaaatattaaatgctAAAATGTGTCGGCAAACATACTGTAGCAGCCAGATATTTACCTGTGTGGCCCACCACAGTTCAGTCTGTGCAGTGGAAACTGTAACGCTGTTCCAGTttgtggctgtggctcagtgggtagagcgggtcgtctagtgatcggaaggtcaccagtttgaatcctggctccccctagttgcatgtcaaagtgtccttgagcaagatactgaaccccaaattgctcctgatgagcagttggcgccatGCATGGccgcctccgtcatcagtgtatgaatgtgtgtgtgaatgcgtgAATGTGGcgtgtgttgtacagcgctttgagctgtcgttagactggaaaagcgctctaaaaatgcagaccatttaccatttccTCCATCACATAAAAACACGACTGACAGCGAACACGATGAAACAGTCAAACACAGCAGATATTTACAGAACAAACAGGACGACAGAAACTAGAGAGATTCAGTCAGAAGCTACAAAAGTAGTGAGAGCTGAACAAATATGTGGCAGCCAATTCTGATGTCGTgccagaaataaatgaatgtgttgttACTCTGCATGGTTCTTCTGGGAGACCCTGGGTCCGGTCCATTCATGTGGATCACTCAAAAGTGCAACTCGCATGGAAACATTGATCCCTGATGGCAGCGGCCTCCTCCAGCAGGATGATGGTCCCTGCCATTTCTGTGACTCGATGAAAGTGACTTGATGCTCAGAGCCTCCAAATactccagatcccaatctgaaCAATCTTTACGATGTGTCTGAAAAGTCAGATCCACCTCACAGCCTGCAGAACTCAGAGGATCTGCCACCAGTGCCCTGGTCCTCCACGGACTGGGTTGTTCCAGCATCTCATGGGTTGCTTGATCATATTAGGACCTGTGGAGGTAAAACTGACACTATGAGCACTTTACCATGTTCCTCCAACCATCCCAGGGTTAAAGTTAGAGGTTAGAGGGGAGAAGGGAGCAAAGTTCTTTGACAGTTGTTTCCATGAGGGGGGTTATTTGGTCTCGGCAGTGTTGGTCCACTAGCATCCACATGAATACCTGGACTCAAGGTTTTCCAGCAGAACATTGTAACGAGACGATCGATGTTGATCATTTCACCTGTCAGAggttttaatgttgcagctgtaCGAAGCTTCAACACATGCAGCCACGATGTTCTCTGATCATTGGTCTGAAAATGTTCACTGGatgatgttttgtgtgttgcagTGTCAAACTCCAACCTCCATCTCTGATCTGATCCTGAAAATTAGAAGATGGGTAACGAGTTGAgcgcagaggagaggagggacaggGACAAGAGACGCATGGAAGGATTTGGGCGTCATATCAGCGAGGGTCAAAACCTGAGAGTCAACAAGACCATCAACATGTTCACCAGTCTGGAGTCCTCAGACAACCTGACACAACACTACGAGAAAAGGCAAATGGAAACAGGAGGCCACGCTGCAGACTGGACCAAGAGCCTGATGGAGAAGCTGGCTGCCTTGACTCCAGCTCCTGAACTGGCGGGCCTCGGAGCGCTggccatcaccatcatcatcgaCATCATCATCGACAACTCCTCCGGTCCACCTGAGGAGAGCACAAAGGAGGctctgaggtgtgtgtttgctgaggAGAAGGCCTCCGAGGTCTGGGATCACATCGACGAGTGTCTGAAGAGATGCGTGATGCACATCAACAACACGGAGGAGCTGGTGGGCGACATCAGAAGGATCGAGGTCCAGCTGAGCGCCGCCATCACCAGGCTGAAGAACTCCATGGTGAGGGACGGGCACATGACGTCTGAGGCTCTGAAGGCCTGGGTGAACGGGGCAGCCTTCCACATCCAGGTGCTGATTCACCTGGTGAGACTGGGAGGGATTCAAAGCTGTGATCCTGTAGAGAGACTCACCTCTGCTTACCTGAGCGACCTGGACCCGCTGTTCAAGAAGCACAGGGAGGTGATAAGAGGGAAGTGCAAAGAATTTGATGTGGAAGACAGAAGTTCTGATTTCCTGGGCCCTCACTATGAATTCTATATGATAGATGATTGTTCAGAATGGCATGAGCGGTCATATGGTTTGACCTTTGAACAATATTGTGAGGTTTATTATGATCGCAGGTACGTCACGCAGAAGCTGAAGACTCAGACTTACTTCAGAGATGTGAGAAGgaacctgcagcagctggttgaTCAGAGAGGCTCCTTTAATGTCCACTGAGAGGCTGAGAGACCTGCAGAGACTCCACGTGGACCACACCTGTCCCAGCTCACCTGTGTTCTGACTCGGACCAGGACAGGGCCGTCCACATACTTTAGGCCATGTCACCTTATTGATGTTGAATGAAAATCAATCACAATAAATGTCTTTTGTCTGATTGGAGGATTGagactgtgacatcatcactgatatttactgtgtgctgtgtatttaataaataatcaataagCTAACACTTCTCTCTGCGTGTCTTTataaactcttcttcttctctcctctctccgccTACACTTCCCACAATCCCTCTGTGTCTGACTGCAGCGGGCGGCTCCACGTGCTCGGGGATTTAAACAGGTCTGTACTACAGGCGGGGCGGGAAAGTGTGTCACTGGGGCACGAGGCGCTCCCCGCGGTCACGTGGTCCTGTTTTCTGCCGCGTGCGGAGCCGCCGGCCCCCGCAGCAGCCTGCGTGATGCGCGCGCGCcctgtttgaaaaaaagagtccaggcagagacagagaggcgcGTGTAGTGAATGAAAGGCTGCTCGTGCGGCAGACAGACACCAGtgaagaataagaagaagaaggagaagaagaagaaggagaagaagaataagGAGAGTAATAGAGTAAACCGGACACACCGCTGCTGGTTCGGTTCTGATCTGCGTTCATGTCGGAAATATCCGGGATTTATTAGAACGGTTCTCGTGCGGCTCTGTCGGAGGTCAGGATGACGACGGCCatggacacaaacaacaacaacaacaacaacaacaacacaggtaaacaacaacaaccctccTGCGGATTCATCCTCCGGTTCGGAGCCAGGTGACGTCGCGGTGCGCGTG contains:
- the LOC115575814 gene encoding uncharacterized protein LOC115575814 isoform X2 codes for the protein MGNELSAEERRDRDKRRMEGFGRHISEGQNLRVNKTINMFTSLESSDNLTQHYEKRQMETGGHAADWTKSLMEKLAALTPAPELAGLGALAITIIIDIIIDNSSGPPEESTKEALRCVFAEEKASEVWDHIDECLKRCVMHINNTEELVGDIRRIEVQLSAAITRLKNSMVRDGHMTSEALKAWVNGAAFHIQVLIHLVRLGGIQSCDPVERLTSAYLSDLDPLFKKHREVIRGKCKEFDVEDRSSDFLGPHYEFYMIDDCSEWHERSYGLTFEQYCEVYYDRRYVTQKLKTQTYFRDVRRNLQQLVDQRGSFNVH